Within Montipora foliosa isolate CH-2021 chromosome 3, ASM3666993v2, whole genome shotgun sequence, the genomic segment GAGTACTTTGAATATGTACTAGAAAACACTGACTTGCAGCTGCCCAACAACTTTGAACAGGGACTTTCTCTTTATAAACAACTTCTTGAAATTGCCAATATAGATTAAGTTCAATGACTTATAAAGAGGTGTGCGATATCAGCTTGAATTATGCCCACTAGTAATGGCTCAAACTGATTATTGTTTTGCACTTTCCTTTCCATGAATGTACAAGTAAATATAATAATGTACTCATGTTTGGCTCAACTTTAACATCTTTTAATACAAAGTGACCATCATGAGAaccattacatgtacatctcaaAAAACTAGTCTTGACAGCAAAAGTGTTACTTTCTTGGAAGAGCCCAGGATACCAAATTTCAACTTGATCACATTATCTCAGTTCTTTCCTATGTTAATTGAACAACTTGGGAATTTGCTTTTCTTCTTTCACCATACTGTGGTAAATCTATCCAACGACATAACATACAATATCAACATTATGGAATACAATATGATATTATTTTGGCATAATTTACAAAAACTTAAATAATCTTAACAGTCAACAGTATTCTTGCCTTAGTTTATAAGACTGGATGTGTTTCAAACTTTAACTAGAATAAACATTCATCAACAGTTACCTAAAATATGGACCACGGTTTCACTATTGTTTGGTACACAGGTACAGATTCTGAACAAATCACTGGATTATCCTCAGCATGTAGATGAAAGGCTCAAACCATTGTGAAGCCCCATGCCTCTttctttgaaattaaattttcaaattccTCTGACAGTTCATTATAAGACTGATAAGTTGTGGGCACTTCTAAAACAGGCCCACAAGTGCGTGCTATGGGGCTGCGATGTgccccatcaagtgaattaaaTGCAACAGTTATTTCTGTTACTGCAATTACATCACTACCTGTTGTaaactgaagaaatgctttTAAAGCAACCTCACCAAGAGACTTAATGTAGCGCTTTAAGTGATCAAAACTGGTTCGTTCTGCTTCATTCTGAGGGCTTGCAGACAATAACTTTACAACCTTTCTTGTTGTAGGCTTCTTCGTCTCATACACTTCCTTCATACAATCTAGTGTTTTAAACTGTGGAAAACTCTTAAGAGAAGAAATAATTGGTTTCCAGCAATTTGAAATATACTTAGGCTTCTGAACTAGTTCTTGATGAGCTAGTTGGGTGATAATAAGTTTCACATTCTCCTTTGTCGGATTTTTGTAGCATTTATAGCTACTCAATACTTCAAGTACCTCATCATCATTAGCGTCTAACACACCCTCAGTGCACTTTCTTAATGTTTCTGCTTCATCTTTGCCTATGTATGATAAAAATGCTTCAAGAagaaagctgtcagaaataGTGCTTTCCTCAAACAAACAGCTCCCCATGAAAACACCCGAAAGAGTAACAGGAAAATACATAATTTCACAATATCCATACACCAATACTTTCCCTACTGCCTCCCATTCTTCAAGTTGGTAGTCATGTCTTACTGAGGGAACTTTTTCTGTTGCACCAATTGACAGAGACCTAAAGaattggtgccaaaacaatgtGATTACTTCTCGCACAACACCAAGACCTCTGCCATCTTCAATCTCCCCACGCTCATTAACTATAACTAGATTTAGATGATAATGATGTGTAGGGATGTCCAAGGCTTTGAATTCCTCTATCAAGTCTTTGAGAACTTGGAATCTATGTACAAGCACATCCTTT encodes:
- the LOC137994418 gene encoding uncharacterized protein, whose amino-acid sequence is MFCHSCGGWRSQNHKFCPKCGVSLSSSSTSQVSSFKKFLSEKSKERQTSFKSKSKSKKMDEFVTITIGIGSASSGVFKPVRGKSLPLKVNKRASAQTVLDEALKKRRSYDRTFRNDKSYKLCFPDGSEVTTLPGTKEAFTLEKYKEDLGKSYARISLFLCPLKEASDSESEQTCWPWLDLEFESDEWLDDVDIADRFAVEISEHSSATTSTTTVCAAASRSLTSTNSNGAVACSFSGSTPVNASQSTAAITTAASTPDVTLNANQDAGQAATSDTNEVFTSVDVSECASSSECPLSGGAIQLNDENVQSQPPLDFDHGTAPIAVKDVLVHRFQVLKDLIEEFKALDIPTHHYHLNLVIVNERGEIEDGRGLGVVREVITLFWHQFFRSLSIGATEKVPSVRHDYQLEEWEAVGKVLVYGYCEIMYFPVTLSGVFMGSCLFEESTISDSFLLEAFLSYIGKDEAETLRKCTEGVLDANDDEVLEVLSSYKCYKNPTKENVKLIITQLAHQELVQKPKYISNCWKPIISSLKSFPQFKTLDCMKEVYETKKPTTRKVVKLLSASPQNEAERTSFDHLKRYIKSLGEVALKAFLQFTTGSDVIAVTEITVAFNSLDGAHRSPIARTCGPVLEVPTTYQSYNELSEEFENLISKKEAWGFTMV